The nucleotide sequence GGATCGGCATCGTGATCGGGCTGGCGACCTACGGCTACAAGGTGATCGAGACCATCGGCAGGAAGATCACCGAGCTGACCCCGTCGCGCGGGTTCGCGGCCGAATTCGGGACGGCCACCACCGTCCTCGTCTGCTCGAACCTCGGCATCCCCATCTCGACGACGCACACGCTCGTCGGCGCCGTTATCGGGATCGGGTTCGCTCGCGGCATCTCGGCGCTCGATTTCCGCATCGTGCGCAACATCTTCTCGTCCTGGTTCATCACCCTGCCGGCGACGATGCTCATTTCCATCGTCCTCTTCCTGGCCTTCCGCTACATGTTCGGCGCGTAGGGGCCGTCTCAGCCCGCCGCCGTGATGCCGTGATCGCTGATGCCGCGGATCCAGTAATCGGGGGTGTGGGCGAAGTTCATGAAGATGACGACGAACCCCATCGCCGCCTGGAGCATGAGGCCCTTGTCCCGGTAGAGTTCCTCGAGGTGCCGGTCGCGGGCGCCGGAATCGGGATGGTTGAACTGGTTCATGCAGAAACCGTCGAGCAGGTGCCTCCCGCCCGGGGAGGTGATCTGGGTCAGCCCCCCTTCCTGGGCATATCCCTGCACCTCCATCAGGATGGAGCGCTGCCGGTCGAGGTCGGTCTCGTGGTAGGCCATGATGTGCAGGGCGATCCGCTGGGCCTCGTCCATGCCGGCCAGGGCGAGGGCCTCGAAGAGGCGGCCCGTGGCCCCGTCACCCCGGGCCGCGTCCTTCTCCCGGATCAGGGAAAGGAGGATGGCGTTCTTGAAGAGCTGGTAAAGGCGCTGGGCCCCGTCCAGAGGGGATTTGACCGGGTGTTCGATCCCGGGCCGGTACCCTTCCCCGGAAGGGGGGAACAGCACCCGGAAGACCACCCGGAAGAAGTCCGTGTCCTTGAGGAGGTCGTCCACGTCGATATGCATGTCGAGGGTGTTGTCGAGGCGGTCGGCCAGCTTGACCCGCACCAGTTCGGGCGTCTGCGCCGTCCGGTCGAGCAGCCGGCCGATGTACCCGTAGTAGGACTCCCCCTCCCTGATCGCCAGGTGCTGGAGCCGCTCCATGAGATACCATTCGTCGGTGGGGTCGATGTCCTTCAGCAGGTTCCGGAACTTGGCCTCGGCCTCGACGAACCTCTCCGGGCCCAGGGCCTCGACGGTGAGGTCCTCGTATTTGTCGTGGAGCAGCTCGGTGAGCATGTCGAGCAGGTGGGGCCGGTCGGCCGCCTGGCCGAGCAGCGCCGTCGCGCGGAGCGGGTGGAGGATCGCCGGGGGACCGACCCGCCGCCGCTGGGTGCCGTAGGCGTGGTCCAGGTACTCGAGCACGTGCAGCAGCGCCTCGCGCTCCGAAGCCCGCTCCAGGGGCGCGCGGTTGGTGATGATGCGGACGATGTTTTCCCGCCCCACTCCCTGGGCCGTCAGCTGCATGTTCAGGGAGGCGGAAAGCCTCAGAAAATCGGTCAGGTCATGCAGCGGCATGGGGTGCCTCAATGTACATATTTCAATGATGTACCAGAATACGCCCGAATGCCAAAAAATCCGCTCCCGCTCCGGGCGGCCTGGACCGGGTGGCTGCAGTTCAGTCCCGCTGCGCCTTCGCCTTCTTCGAGGCGAACCCCATGATGAGGCCGAGCGCGATCCCCAGCAGCGCGGCGGCCGCCACGCGGTAGATCTCCGGGAGGAGGAAGGTGACGGTGTGCGCCGGAATCCAGAACCAGAGGACCGCCAGGCCGACGACGCGCAGCATGTTGCGCCAGTCGATCGACCGGAAGACCTCGACCGCCGGCCACGCCGAGAAGAGCCTGCCGCGCCCGATCAGGGTGTCGGTGAAGCGGTGGAACACCATCATCTCGAAACCGAAGATGAGGTTCATCAGGACCGACTTCCAGAGCGCGGGGGCCAGCGCCAGCCCGGCGCCCGGGAGCATCCCGCGCCCCAGCAGCGCGTCGACGCCGGTCGAAAAGAGGGGGATGACGAGGGCCAGCATCACCCCGATGGCGCCCCAGACCAGGGCCCGCTGCCCCAGCCGGACCCCCCCGAGGCGCCACCGTCCGGTGGCGATGCGGGCCCCGAGCAGTTCGCCCATCGTCCCGAGCAGTACGAACTTTGCGAAACCCATGAGGTAGGGGTGGAGGGCGGTGGCCGCCTTGAACCAGCCCGCGGTGGGCTCGACCAGCAGCCCGGCGACCGCTCCGCAGAAAACCAGCAGCCAGAGCAGGGTGATCAGCATCTGCATCGGATGGACCTCGTCGGTGAGATAGGATTTAAATCATTACATCGTGGTTATTTATCGTGGCCCGTCCCCGTTTTTCTTGGAGGTGAACAGGTCGTACAGGATGGGGAGCGCCACGAGGGTGAGGATGCCCGAGCTGAGGATCCCCCCGAGCATCGCGATGCCGGCGCCGTTTCTCATTTCGGCGCCGATCCCCCGGCCGAAGGCCAGGGGGAGCATCCCGAGCACCGCGGCGATCGTGATCATGGCGACGGGGCGGAAGCGCTCGCACGTCGCCTCGATCATCGCCCGGTGGCGCGGGACCCCCTCCCGGATGTGGACGTTGAACTGGTCGACGATCAGGATGGCGTTGTTGACCACGATCCCCATCACCATGACGAAGGCCATGATCTCGAAGACGCCGAGGCTTCCCCCGGTCCAGACGAGGCCCCAGACGGTGCCGATCAGCGCGAGCGGGACGGTGACCAGGATCAGCACCGGCTGGCGGAACGATTCCAGGATGGCGGCCAGCATGAGCACGATGAGGATGATCGACAGGACGCCGGCCTCGCCGAGCCCCTCGAGCCCCTCGCTCATGACCTCGTAGACCCCGCCGAACCGGTAGCCGTACCGCGGGGGGAAATCCCCCTCGGCGTCGAGCCGGGCGCTCACCTGCTCCACGGCGCTGCCGAGAGGCAGCTCCGGAGCGAGGTTGGCGTAGACCTTCGACATGCGCTCCTTGTCCTTGCGGGTCAGGAGGATGGGGGCCGCCCCCTCCTCGACCGAGGCCACGGTGCCGAGCAGCACCGGCCGGCCGGGGGCGCCGGGGAGGAGAAAGGCGTCGACCTGTGCCCTCCCGGTCTGCTCCGCGAACTTGACCACGATGTCGTAGTTGCGCGCGTTCCGCTTGAAGGTGCCCGCGGCGATCCCCTCGAGGTTGGCCCTCAGGTTCATCCCCACCTCGAGCACCGGGTAGGCGAGGTCGGAGAGCACCTCCCGCTTCGGCACGATCCGCAGCTCCGGCTTCCCCTCCCGCACGGAGTGGTCGATGTCGGTGACACCCGGGATCGGGGCCACGAGTTCGCCGGCGGCCAAAGCCAGCCGGTCGAGGGTGCCGTACTCCTCCCCGGTGATCTCCAGTTCCAGGTCGCTCCCCTGCCCCCCGATGATCACCGGGACGTTCACGGTGACGATCGCCCCCGGATAGTCGGCGAGCCGGGCGCGGACCTCGGCGATGATCCCCTCGAGCGTCCGCTCGCGCTCGTCCCGTTCGGAGAACTTGAGGAGGATCTGGGCGAGGTGGACCCCCTCGGACGTCTGCCCCACCATCCCCTCCACCTTCCCGACGGTGCTCAGCATGTGCCGGAGCTCCGGCAGGTCCCGCAGGCGCGCCTCGGCCTCCCGCACCCGCTCGGCCGTGCGCGACAGGGCGTTGCCGGTGGGGTATTCCAGCTTGACGAACAGCTTCCCCTGGTCGGAGTCGGTCATCATGTTCGTCCCCATCCGGCCGGCGGCCAGCAGCGAAAGGGCGAAGAGGACGCCCACCAGGGCGAGGACCAGGACGGCGGCCCAGCGGTGCCGCTCGTTGTACTCGAGCAGCCCCCGCAAGGCGCGGGTAACGGCCGAGAAGCCGCGGTTCCACCCCCGCTCCAGGGCGGCGAGCGGGGAGCGCCCCCCCTCCCGGGGCGGCTTGAGCAGCAGGGAGCAGAGCATCGGCGTCAGGGTGAAGGAGACCAGGAGCGACACCGCCGTCATGATCAGCATGGTCAAAGCCAGCGCCCGGATGAAAAGTCCGATCATCGAATCCATCATCGCCAGGGGGAAGAGGACGACCACGTTGGTGGCGATGCTCGCGAGCA is from Acidobacteriota bacterium and encodes:
- a CDS encoding efflux RND transporter permease subunit, whose translation is MFLSAASVKRPVAMGSLIIALALLGLNSARKLGLELMPRVDIPYITVVTVYPGATPEEIETDVAKRIEDAVVSVDGLKHVTSSSMENMCQTLLEFHLGVDVDIAATDVREKLDMIRADLPEDVEDPIIQKYDLNAAPVVDLALAGDAPIDEIFDYADNTLRDRITMIPGVADVQLVGGARREVQVRIDRGRLGARGLSTMDVVRAIRQGVRTIPSGNLRDGGSEFAVKFDADYDDIGELEKLEIAGSGGQRTRIGDVGTVLMATEEMRQEAAVDGRPAVALRVIKRSDANAVRVVGAVREAMDDIGAVLPGGMQLVWVADDGRFIEAMNRSAWVDVLQGILLTALILLLFLHNLRSLLVVAITMPLTIVIGLFFMELAGLTLNASTLIAVGLSVGILVTNSIVVLEAIVKRFDRSGDPREAARAGTSEATVAVLASIATNVVVLFPLAMMDSMIGLFIRALALTMLIMTAVSLLVSFTLTPMLCSLLLKPPREGGRSPLAALERGWNRGFSAVTRALRGLLEYNERHRWAAVLVLALVGVLFALSLLAAGRMGTNMMTDSDQGKLFVKLEYPTGNALSRTAERVREAEARLRDLPELRHMLSTVGKVEGMVGQTSEGVHLAQILLKFSERDERERTLEGIIAEVRARLADYPGAIVTVNVPVIIGGQGSDLELEITGEEYGTLDRLALAAGELVAPIPGVTDIDHSVREGKPELRIVPKREVLSDLAYPVLEVGMNLRANLEGIAAGTFKRNARNYDIVVKFAEQTGRAQVDAFLLPGAPGRPVLLGTVASVEEGAAPILLTRKDKERMSKVYANLAPELPLGSAVEQVSARLDAEGDFPPRYGYRFGGVYEVMSEGLEGLGEAGVLSIILIVLMLAAILESFRQPVLILVTVPLALIGTVWGLVWTGGSLGVFEIMAFVMVMGIVVNNAILIVDQFNVHIREGVPRHRAMIEATCERFRPVAMITIAAVLGMLPLAFGRGIGAEMRNGAGIAMLGGILSSGILTLVALPILYDLFTSKKNGDGPR